A window from Candidatus Hydrogenedentota bacterium encodes these proteins:
- a CDS encoding aldo/keto reductase, whose translation MQYRMLGGSDLRVPVVSFGAWAAGGWMWGGPDDENAVRAMQAGIDHGITCIDTAPAYGMGRSEILTGRAVAGRRDQVIIATKCGLRWDLAEGEKYFDTKTNEGAPVAVYKNLKPASVRWECEQSLRRLRVDCIDLYQCHWPDGTTPLADTMETLLQLQKEGKIRAIGVSNFTPEMMEECLRHGVIASDQPEYSALVRKAEAEVLPYCREKNIGVLAYSPLAQGLLTGKVPPDREFPEGDLRRTKPIFKREKREAVLALIGRVADIAEAHNATPGQLFLAWLIAQPGMTTALAGARNEAQAVENAGAGDIALTDAEVKTIRDELESLGL comes from the coding sequence ATGCAGTACCGCATGCTTGGCGGCAGTGACTTGAGGGTTCCCGTGGTCTCTTTCGGCGCGTGGGCGGCGGGCGGCTGGATGTGGGGCGGGCCGGACGACGAGAACGCCGTCCGAGCCATGCAGGCCGGGATTGACCACGGCATCACCTGCATTGACACCGCCCCGGCCTACGGCATGGGGCGCAGCGAGATTCTGACGGGCAGGGCTGTGGCCGGACGCCGCGACCAGGTCATCATCGCCACCAAGTGCGGCCTGCGCTGGGATCTGGCCGAGGGGGAAAAGTATTTCGACACAAAGACCAACGAGGGGGCGCCGGTCGCGGTGTACAAGAACCTGAAGCCCGCCTCCGTCCGCTGGGAGTGCGAGCAGAGCCTGCGGCGGCTCCGGGTGGACTGCATTGACCTGTACCAGTGCCACTGGCCCGACGGCACAACGCCTCTGGCGGACACGATGGAAACCCTTCTGCAACTGCAAAAGGAGGGCAAAATCCGCGCCATCGGCGTGAGCAATTTCACGCCCGAGATGATGGAGGAGTGCCTCCGCCACGGGGTTATTGCCAGCGACCAGCCCGAATACAGCGCGCTGGTCCGCAAGGCCGAGGCGGAAGTGCTGCCCTATTGCCGGGAGAAAAACATCGGCGTGCTGGCCTACAGCCCCCTCGCGCAGGGGCTGCTCACCGGGAAGGTGCCCCCGGACCGCGAGTTCCCGGAGGGCGACCTGCGCCGGACGAAGCCCATCTTCAAGCGGGAGAAGCGAGAGGCGGTCCTGGCCCTCATTGGCCGCGTGGCGGACATCGCCGAGGCGCACAACGCCACGCCGGGGCAGTTGTTCCTCGCATGGCTCATCGCGCAGCCGGGCATGACCACGGCCCTTGCGGGCGCCCGCAACGAGGCGCAGGCGGTGGAAAACGCCGGGGCGGGCGACATTGCCCTGACCGATGCGGAGGTGAAAACCATCCGGGACGAACTGGAATCGCTGGGGCTGTAA
- a CDS encoding DUF4276 family protein, with protein MSVIRLNIIVEGQTEEAFVKNVLAEHLWQHNIYATPKLVRTGNMNTRAHKGGLSDYEKLKRELQRWIKQDQGAWFTTMMDLYAYPKNAPGYAFRQSSEPYARVTGLEQDLVTDIDSPRFIPYLQLHEFETLLFSDLSKWTRALPENGEDIEALAKSIANFTDVELINDGSETAPSKRILAHVPRYDKVAFGASIATEIGLNVIRSNCRHFNCWLTKLENLGT; from the coding sequence ATGAGTGTTATTCGGTTGAACATCATTGTCGAGGGCCAGACCGAGGAGGCTTTCGTAAAAAATGTGCTGGCTGAACACCTGTGGCAGCACAATATTTATGCCACGCCAAAGCTTGTGCGGACGGGAAACATGAATACGCGGGCGCACAAGGGCGGTTTGAGCGATTATGAAAAACTGAAAAGGGAATTGCAGCGTTGGATAAAACAGGACCAAGGTGCATGGTTTACCACCATGATGGACCTCTACGCCTACCCCAAAAACGCTCCCGGATACGCTTTCAGGCAATCTTCCGAACCCTATGCGCGCGTAACAGGTTTGGAGCAGGACCTTGTCACAGATATTGACTCGCCCCGATTTATCCCCTACCTCCAACTGCACGAATTTGAGACCCTTCTTTTCTCGGACCTCTCAAAATGGACAAGGGCACTGCCTGAAAACGGGGAAGACATTGAGGCGCTGGCCAAGTCTATCGCCAACTTCACCGATGTGGAACTGATCAATGACGGCTCGGAAACGGCGCCTTCCAAACGCATCCTGGCCCATGTCCCCAGATATGACAAGGTCGCCTTTGGCGCTTCAATCGCAACTGAGATTGGACTCAATGTAATCCGCAGTAATTGCCGTCACTTCAACTGCTGGCTGACCAAACTGGAGAATCTTGGAACATGA
- a CDS encoding AAA family ATPase: protein MRNTLTDISLQGFKTFADMAGDHAFEVDNLNVLIGPNGAGKSNFISFFRLLGWVMAGKLQEHIGRQGGASRILSDGPGKATDISAHLQLKTDSGENEYAFRLTYAADDTLIFVDEKFRFNRPDLSKCANWTVMPVGQREAQLVSEAEAGNLTARVIRNLLRRIVVYQFHNTSETARIRGKWDKDDDRYLKEDGANLASVLFRLKNEYPVHYSRIVNTIQLVLPFFEDFELEPEFNSLLLRWREKFSDRIFSASQAADGMLRIMALVTLLLLPEEDLPDVLVLDEPELGLHPAAIGLLGGLIRSVSTEIQVILATQSPLLVDCFQPGDVVVVDRGYDGLNAMRVGRYSRLRRLDRTSLQDWLDEYSLAELWEKNVLGGRP from the coding sequence ATGAGGAATACCCTGACAGATATCTCCCTGCAGGGGTTCAAAACCTTCGCGGACATGGCGGGCGACCACGCCTTCGAGGTGGACAACCTTAATGTGCTCATCGGTCCAAACGGGGCGGGAAAGTCGAACTTTATCTCTTTTTTCCGCCTGCTTGGATGGGTTATGGCCGGGAAATTGCAGGAACACATCGGCCGTCAAGGCGGTGCGTCGCGCATTCTGTCGGATGGCCCCGGCAAGGCAACCGACATCTCCGCGCATCTTCAATTGAAAACTGACTCAGGCGAAAATGAGTACGCATTCCGTCTGACTTATGCGGCGGATGACACGTTGATCTTCGTGGATGAAAAATTCCGGTTCAACCGCCCAGACCTCTCAAAATGCGCAAACTGGACGGTAATGCCTGTGGGACAGCGCGAAGCGCAACTAGTCAGTGAGGCTGAGGCGGGAAACCTGACAGCCAGGGTGATCCGCAACCTGTTGCGCCGAATCGTCGTATACCAGTTTCACAACACGTCGGAAACCGCCCGCATCCGGGGAAAGTGGGACAAAGACGACGACCGGTATTTGAAGGAGGACGGTGCAAACCTTGCATCCGTGCTGTTTCGCCTGAAAAACGAATACCCTGTTCATTACTCGCGAATAGTAAACACCATTCAACTTGTCCTGCCTTTTTTTGAAGACTTTGAACTGGAGCCCGAGTTCAATTCCCTGTTGCTGCGCTGGCGTGAAAAATTTAGTGACCGCATTTTCAGCGCCTCACAGGCGGCGGACGGCATGCTGCGAATCATGGCCCTGGTAACCCTTCTGCTGCTGCCGGAGGAAGACTTGCCGGATGTCCTTGTGCTGGACGAACCGGAACTGGGCCTGCATCCGGCGGCGATCGGATTGCTTGGAGGGTTGATTCGCAGCGTGTCCACAGAGATTCAGGTAATTCTGGCCACACAGTCCCCGTTGCTTGTGGACTGTTTCCAGCCTGGGGATGTCGTTGTCGTGGACCGAGGTTATGACGGTTTGAACGCCATGCGTGTGGGACGCTATTCACGGCTCAGACGGCTCGATCGGACCTCCCTCCAAGACTGGCTGGATGAATACTCGCTCGCTGAATTGTGGGAAAAAAACGTGCTGGGGGGGCGGCCATGA
- a CDS encoding sugar phosphate isomerase/epimerase, with protein MTVKFGICNEIFKDWNDIGRTIDFVKETGYDGLEIAPFTLSQYVYDIPASTRGAIVRHAERAGLEILGIHWVFVGPEGVYLTHPDPDVRRFTAKYLADLVNFCGDVGGKVLIFGSPKQRNVMRDVTYNQAFGYAREVFESAMPLCEAHGVTVCMEQLTHQETNFCQTVDETLELIEAVNHPNFQLLLDTKAMAFQTEDRPALIRRCAEYLKHYHANDTNLNGPGWGDVDFAPIFGALRDINYDRYVSVEVFRFEPGPEAIARKSLEYMKRFV; from the coding sequence CTGACCGTGAAGTTCGGCATCTGCAACGAGATTTTCAAGGACTGGAACGACATCGGGCGCACCATTGACTTTGTCAAGGAAACCGGGTATGACGGGCTGGAAATCGCCCCGTTCACCCTCTCCCAGTATGTTTATGACATCCCGGCGTCCACCCGCGGGGCCATTGTGCGCCATGCGGAGCGCGCCGGGCTTGAAATCCTGGGCATTCACTGGGTCTTCGTCGGCCCGGAGGGGGTTTACCTGACCCACCCCGACCCTGATGTGCGCCGCTTCACGGCCAAATATCTGGCGGACCTGGTGAATTTCTGCGGCGACGTGGGGGGGAAGGTGCTCATTTTCGGCTCGCCCAAGCAGCGCAACGTGATGCGCGACGTGACGTACAACCAGGCCTTCGGCTATGCCCGGGAGGTCTTCGAGAGCGCCATGCCCCTGTGCGAGGCGCACGGCGTGACCGTCTGCATGGAGCAGCTCACGCACCAGGAAACCAATTTCTGCCAGACCGTGGACGAAACGCTGGAGCTGATCGAGGCGGTGAACCACCCGAATTTCCAGCTCCTGCTGGACACCAAGGCCATGGCCTTCCAGACGGAGGACCGGCCCGCCCTCATCCGCCGCTGCGCGGAATATCTGAAGCATTACCACGCCAACGACACGAACCTGAACGGTCCGGGCTGGGGGGATGTGGACTTCGCGCCCATCTTCGGCGCGCTTCGGGACATCAACTATGACCGCTACGTTTCGGTTGAGGTGTTCCGTTTCGAGCCGGGGCCCGAGGCCATCGCCCGGAAAAGCCTGGAATACATGAAACGTTTTGTCTGA
- the pdxH gene encoding pyridoxamine 5'-phosphate oxidase — protein MPRENPYDLFAEWHAEAEACAAIDDHTAMTLATAGADGAPDARQVLLKGFDHQGFVFYTNLTSPKAGQLRENPRAALCFYWMPLEKQVRVRGAIEPVTDAEADAYFASRPRQSQIGAWASKQSQPLEGRMILERRILKYGAKHALGRVPRPPFWSGFRLLPNAIEFWLKMPYRLHDRVVYTPTVDGWEHHRLFP, from the coding sequence ATCCCCAGAGAGAACCCCTATGACCTGTTCGCCGAATGGCACGCCGAGGCGGAGGCCTGCGCGGCCATAGACGACCACACCGCCATGACCCTGGCCACCGCCGGGGCGGACGGCGCGCCGGACGCGCGGCAGGTGCTGCTGAAGGGCTTTGACCATCAGGGTTTTGTCTTTTACACCAACCTGACCAGCCCCAAGGCCGGACAGCTCCGGGAGAACCCCCGCGCCGCCCTCTGTTTCTACTGGATGCCGCTGGAGAAGCAGGTGCGCGTCCGGGGCGCCATTGAACCCGTGACGGACGCCGAGGCGGACGCCTATTTCGCGTCACGCCCGCGCCAAAGCCAGATTGGCGCCTGGGCCTCGAAACAGTCCCAGCCCCTAGAAGGGCGCATGATTCTGGAGCGGCGCATCCTCAAGTACGGCGCCAAGCACGCCCTGGGGCGGGTGCCCCGGCCCCCCTTCTGGTCGGGGTTCAGGCTGCTCCCCAACGCCATCGAGTTTTGGCTTAAAATGCCCTACCGTCTGCATGACCGGGTCGTGTACACCCCCACTGTGGACGGCTGGGAGCATCACCGGCTGTTTCCCTGA
- a CDS encoding LysM peptidoglycan-binding domain-containing protein, with product MGSTRSRANASVSLVMTFLLGMAVGFSLCYAFLEITGRMGPIPMELAGSPPVSTVVETPPDMEEGTPADTGAQVVEEPGQSIPVEPEEQEKQAEPAVIGGEEPVQLTPEEAEALWPGRHLILGIEAGLIEEEATDMIARRRPGGVFITPPPGTGPEIVAATIRQTRDAAGMGNSPADLPLAMTAQEAAGTAPTPEELGKGADLSMIRAAAGVHATAARNAGAALLLAPRLDVWRQGAGAPKAQHFGATPDLAAQAGIAFARGLRDFGVVPVINTYPGMSGATPQKNGVPVIAETNVEALAELMLPFAEAADAQVPAILAGNAAVPVLDRARPGRPACASPVMIREILREKWGYAGVIIADVRDTEHFDAPTLEDHVVDCLAAGCDTVLLGPVAPETVDSLCGAIVAALQVGRIPPQQYGQSRARLEAMRNLVGQFAAPAAPAPAVSVPAPLPSPEMPMVEAVSEPAPQVEPEAPEMRESPPHTQQSAKTHVIEKGESLSAIAAKYGVTTAELMELNKLRDGNIKFGNKLKIPVKEVQAIPEVVTAEEPPAAEEPPTAEQPPAVEVSPTVEEPPAAEEPPAAEESPAVEEPPVVEESPAAESAEKAAEATETLEASGETPEDTPTSAEEAEAAPTPAPEAEVSVEPEVIAPDTPPAAVVDTTPENTGEQAVPAPEPVADGDAPETTEVPVAETGGEAAETEQAVTEEPAGEPLPEPAATAGDEAEVEHVLHTVQPGDTMYRIAARYGVSQKAIMELNGITDANLVKLGTSLKIPKKQ from the coding sequence ATGGGTTCAACCCGTTCGCGCGCAAACGCATCCGTTTCCCTTGTGATGACCTTTCTCCTTGGGATGGCCGTGGGATTCAGCCTCTGTTACGCCTTTTTGGAGATTACCGGAAGGATGGGCCCCATTCCGATGGAACTGGCCGGGAGTCCGCCGGTGTCCACTGTGGTGGAAACGCCGCCCGATATGGAGGAGGGCACCCCGGCCGACACCGGAGCACAGGTGGTGGAGGAACCGGGCCAGTCCATTCCCGTTGAGCCGGAAGAACAAGAAAAACAGGCGGAGCCCGCTGTTATTGGCGGGGAGGAGCCGGTCCAGTTGACCCCGGAGGAGGCCGAGGCGCTGTGGCCGGGGCGGCATCTTATCCTGGGCATTGAGGCGGGCTTGATTGAGGAGGAGGCCACGGACATGATTGCCCGGCGGCGGCCCGGGGGCGTTTTTATCACACCACCGCCGGGCACCGGTCCGGAGATTGTCGCGGCCACCATCCGCCAGACCCGGGACGCGGCGGGCATGGGCAACAGCCCGGCGGACCTGCCCCTGGCGATGACGGCGCAGGAGGCCGCCGGGACAGCGCCGACTCCGGAAGAGCTGGGGAAAGGCGCGGACCTTTCCATGATCCGCGCGGCTGCGGGCGTTCACGCCACGGCGGCGCGGAACGCCGGGGCGGCCCTGCTGCTGGCGCCAAGACTGGATGTCTGGCGGCAGGGCGCGGGCGCGCCGAAGGCGCAGCATTTCGGCGCGACGCCCGATCTGGCCGCCCAGGCGGGGATTGCCTTTGCGCGGGGCCTGCGTGATTTCGGGGTGGTGCCGGTGATCAACACCTATCCCGGCATGAGCGGCGCCACACCGCAGAAGAACGGCGTGCCGGTCATCGCGGAGACCAATGTGGAGGCCCTGGCGGAGCTGATGCTTCCTTTTGCCGAGGCGGCGGACGCGCAGGTGCCTGCAATACTGGCGGGCAACGCCGCCGTGCCGGTGCTGGACCGGGCGCGCCCCGGCCGGCCCGCCTGCGCGTCACCGGTCATGATTCGGGAGATTCTTCGGGAAAAATGGGGGTATGCCGGGGTAATCATTGCCGATGTGCGGGACACGGAACACTTTGACGCGCCCACCCTGGAGGACCATGTGGTGGACTGCCTTGCCGCCGGATGCGACACGGTGCTGCTGGGTCCCGTGGCGCCGGAAACGGTGGACAGCCTGTGCGGGGCCATTGTGGCGGCCCTGCAGGTGGGCAGAATTCCCCCGCAGCAGTATGGGCAGTCCCGTGCCCGGCTTGAGGCGATGCGCAACCTGGTGGGCCAGTTTGCCGCTCCGGCGGCGCCCGCCCCGGCGGTGTCAGTTCCCGCGCCTCTGCCGTCCCCTGAAATGCCCATGGTGGAGGCCGTTTCCGAACCCGCGCCCCAAGTGGAGCCTGAGGCCCCGGAAATGCGCGAGAGTCCCCCCCACACCCAGCAAAGCGCCAAAACACATGTCATAGAAAAAGGGGAGTCACTCTCGGCCATCGCGGCCAAGTACGGGGTCACCACCGCCGAATTGATGGAACTCAACAAGCTCAGGGATGGCAACATAAAATTTGGGAACAAGCTCAAGATTCCGGTGAAAGAAGTTCAGGCCATTCCGGAGGTGGTGACGGCGGAAGAGCCGCCTGCGGCGGAAGAACCGCCGACGGCTGAACAACCTCCTGCGGTGGAAGTGTCCCCAACGGTGGAGGAGCCTCCTGCGGCGGAGGAGCCTCCTGCGGCGGAGGAGTCCCCGGCGGTGGAGGAGCCTCCTGTGGTGGAGGAGTCCCCGGCGGCAGAATCCGCAGAGAAGGCGGCTGAGGCGACGGAAACACTTGAAGCGTCTGGAGAAACACCCGAAGACACCCCCACATCTGCCGAAGAGGCCGAAGCCGCCCCCACTCCCGCCCCTGAGGCTGAGGTGAGTGTGGAACCGGAGGTGATAGCGCCGGACACTCCCCCTGCGGCAGTTGTGGACACCACTCCGGAAAACACCGGTGAGCAGGCAGTCCCCGCGCCGGAGCCGGTTGCTGACGGGGATGCGCCGGAAACAACAGAGGTCCCTGTTGCGGAAACCGGCGGGGAGGCGGCGGAAACGGAGCAGGCGGTGACGGAAGAGCCGGCCGGAGAGCCCCTGCCAGAGCCCGCCGCAACTGCCGGTGATGAGGCGGAGGTGGAGCATGTGCTTCATACGGTCCAGCCGGGGGACACCATGTACCGCATTGCCGCCCGCTATGGCGTGTCCCAGAAAGCCATTATGGAATTGAACGGAATTACCGATGCAAACCTGGTGAAACTCGGCACGAGCCTGAAAATTCCGAAGAAACAGTGA
- a CDS encoding diguanylate cyclase produces MKDAILVVEPEGVAAEMVCSCCGGGDFSWVWLKTAAEALAKLERSRFSLLITELALSDSSGMDLVRRARTLDPDLAVIVTASAMDTPGVTVPEACQFLPKPLRPDLLAFHMGKALERRGMLIENRRQQALLEERVVEATADLMRANAELRKTRDYLENLLDTSLDTVITTDPGHTINYANRGAGETLGYLWFSLVGRQVSDIIEGGVTELGEIAALLANGPIRNREMRLVAANQRRIPVITSISRLADPEGRVLTTLFICKDITQQKELEEELKNLSIMDSLTGLHNQRHFFERLDMEMERALRQNYPISLLLFDVDNFKSYNDNHGHLEGDKVLVAAGRVVRECIRDHVDSGYRYGGDEFVVILPETDEIQARLVAERIRSVFEALRFDNCTLSVGLMTCHGTASSREFVRLADLMMYDAKRSGGNRVYVHDPGTGEMKLERSET; encoded by the coding sequence GTGAAAGACGCTATTCTCGTGGTGGAACCCGAAGGGGTGGCGGCGGAGATGGTCTGTTCATGTTGTGGCGGGGGCGATTTTTCCTGGGTCTGGCTGAAGACGGCGGCTGAGGCCCTGGCCAAACTGGAAAGAAGCCGTTTCTCTCTGCTCATCACGGAACTGGCCCTCTCCGACTCCTCCGGCATGGACCTTGTCCGCCGCGCCCGCACCCTGGACCCGGACTTGGCCGTCATTGTGACGGCGTCCGCCATGGACACCCCCGGCGTCACGGTGCCGGAGGCATGCCAGTTCCTGCCCAAGCCCCTGCGGCCCGATCTGCTCGCCTTCCACATGGGCAAGGCGCTGGAACGGCGCGGCATGCTCATTGAAAACCGGCGGCAGCAGGCCCTCCTCGAGGAGCGGGTGGTCGAGGCGACGGCAGACCTCATGCGCGCCAATGCGGAACTGCGCAAGACCAGGGATTATCTTGAAAACCTGCTTGACACCTCTCTGGACACCGTGATCACCACCGATCCGGGCCACACAATCAACTATGCGAACAGGGGGGCGGGCGAAACGCTGGGCTATCTGTGGTTCAGCCTGGTGGGACGCCAAGTCTCCGACATCATCGAGGGGGGGGTGACGGAGCTTGGCGAGATTGCCGCGCTGCTTGCAAACGGACCCATCCGGAACAGGGAAATGCGGCTTGTCGCGGCCAACCAGCGCCGGATTCCCGTCATCACCTCCATCTCCCGGCTGGCGGACCCCGAAGGGCGGGTGCTGACCACCCTGTTCATTTGTAAGGACATCACCCAGCAAAAAGAGCTCGAAGAGGAACTGAAAAATCTTTCGATCATGGACTCCCTCACCGGCCTCCACAACCAGCGCCATTTTTTTGAGCGGCTGGACATGGAAATGGAGCGGGCCCTGCGCCAAAACTACCCCATCTCCCTCCTGCTGTTTGATGTGGACAATTTCAAATCGTATAATGACAATCATGGCCATCTCGAGGGCGACAAGGTGCTTGTGGCCGCGGGCAGGGTCGTCCGTGAGTGCATACGGGACCATGTGGATTCAGGCTACCGCTACGGCGGCGACGAGTTCGTGGTCATTCTGCCTGAAACCGATGAAATTCAGGCCAGACTGGTCGCCGAACGAATCCGTTCCGTTTTTGAGGCGCTGCGCTTCGACAACTGCACACTCAGTGTGGGGCTGATGACCTGCCACGGCACGGCCTCATCGAGGGAATTTGTCCGCCTCGCCGACCTGATGATGTACGACGCCAAGCGCTCGGGCGGCAACAGGGTGTATGTCCACGACCCCGGCACCGGGGAAATGAAACTGGAAAGGAGCGAGACCTGA
- a CDS encoding class I SAM-dependent methyltransferase: MSVSQYPDWQWDEMLQVGTDYTDLAEISAYDARMASFRDVDAENKAILDLLDLPAGAAVLEIGCGTGRFARTAAGAGYSVTAIDVSAKMLEFVRGRAEEECLPEIATFHAGFLTMEFPESHFDAVLSVAALHHLPDAWKLVALRNVFRILKPGGKLLLRDVVFVLGDDGTPEACFERFVGGFPQMRVEVARHVAREFSTYDWIMDGLLERARFEILAKKYPGDSFAEYLCVKP, translated from the coding sequence ATGAGCGTTTCGCAGTATCCCGACTGGCAATGGGATGAAATGCTGCAGGTGGGCACGGACTACACGGACCTTGCGGAAATTTCGGCCTATGACGCGCGCATGGCCTCCTTTCGGGATGTGGATGCGGAAAACAAGGCCATTTTGGACCTTCTCGACCTTCCCGCAGGCGCCGCAGTGCTGGAAATCGGCTGCGGTACCGGGCGTTTTGCCCGGACGGCGGCAGGGGCGGGATACTCTGTCACGGCGATTGATGTGTCCGCCAAAATGCTTGAATTTGTCCGCGGCAGGGCGGAAGAGGAGTGCTTGCCGGAAATCGCCACTTTCCATGCCGGTTTCCTGACCATGGAATTTCCCGAGAGCCATTTTGACGCGGTTCTCTCGGTGGCCGCGCTGCATCACCTGCCTGATGCCTGGAAACTCGTGGCATTACGCAATGTCTTCCGCATTCTCAAACCCGGCGGAAAACTGCTGCTGCGGGATGTGGTCTTCGTTCTCGGCGATGACGGGACGCCGGAGGCATGCTTCGAACGGTTTGTTGGAGGCTTCCCGCAAATGCGTGTGGAAGTCGCGCGGCATGTCGCCCGGGAATTCAGCACCTATGACTGGATTATGGACGGGCTGCTGGAACGGGCGAGATTCGAAATCCTTGCGAAAAAGTATCCCGGGGACAGCTTCGCTGAGTACCTTTGCGTCAAGCCCTGA
- a CDS encoding sugar isomerase codes for MRPPVEKKALVVQPVLAAEIYRRHEATSWRPWGGLKTEEDVHAEIARIEGELKALRAKAEFPLDIRPVVWVRGGEKAAALRDGDADLMLIYGASGELEPLISDKRHNIVFVRHRSGPVYLWYEIVSPRLLRKTVDEFGQPGLAPEDVVVDDYADVLWRLRASYALKNTVGCTVVCLGGAGGWGAGGQQAPGISAGQWKMNLVDYPYEELGKRILSARNDAARVRQAEADAAAYVKDAKVKLETDMGYVSRAFLLAGVFEDVMAEHQTQIFTINNCMSTIMPMSETTACLSLTLINDAGMMAFCESDFVVIPSGILLNHIASTPVFLQDPTYPHHGLITLAHCTAPRRMDGKNLERTIIQTHFESDYGAAPKVEMRIGQEVTVIDPDFGNKRWIGFKGKVLENPALDICRAQVDVSIEGDWKLLAQEMHGFHWMLAYGDHLRETGYALRKMGVGWLNLSTGAVIEA; via the coding sequence ATGCGGCCCCCGGTGGAGAAGAAGGCGCTGGTGGTCCAACCGGTGCTGGCGGCGGAAATCTACCGCCGCCACGAGGCCACAAGCTGGCGGCCCTGGGGGGGGCTGAAGACGGAAGAGGATGTCCACGCGGAAATCGCCCGGATCGAGGGCGAGTTGAAGGCATTGCGCGCCAAGGCGGAGTTCCCCCTGGACATCCGGCCCGTGGTCTGGGTGCGCGGCGGGGAAAAGGCTGCGGCGCTGCGGGACGGCGACGCGGACCTGATGCTCATCTACGGCGCCTCGGGCGAACTGGAGCCCCTCATCTCGGACAAGCGGCACAACATCGTCTTTGTGCGCCACCGTTCCGGGCCGGTCTACCTCTGGTACGAAATCGTCAGCCCGCGCCTGCTGCGCAAGACGGTGGACGAGTTCGGCCAGCCGGGCCTCGCCCCGGAGGACGTGGTCGTGGACGACTACGCGGACGTGCTCTGGCGGCTGCGCGCCTCCTACGCGCTGAAGAACACCGTCGGCTGCACGGTGGTGTGCCTGGGCGGCGCGGGCGGCTGGGGCGCGGGCGGGCAGCAGGCCCCCGGCATCAGCGCCGGGCAGTGGAAGATGAACCTGGTGGACTACCCCTACGAGGAGCTGGGGAAACGCATCCTGTCCGCGCGCAACGACGCGGCGCGGGTGAGGCAGGCCGAAGCGGACGCGGCGGCGTATGTCAAGGACGCCAAGGTGAAACTCGAGACGGACATGGGCTACGTGTCCCGGGCCTTCCTGCTGGCGGGCGTCTTCGAGGACGTCATGGCCGAGCACCAGACCCAGATTTTCACCATCAACAACTGCATGAGCACCATCATGCCCATGTCCGAGACCACGGCCTGCCTTTCCCTCACCCTGATTAACGACGCGGGGATGATGGCGTTCTGCGAGTCGGATTTCGTGGTGATCCCCTCGGGCATCCTGCTCAACCACATCGCCTCGACCCCGGTCTTCCTGCAGGACCCGACCTATCCGCACCACGGGCTCATCACGCTGGCCCACTGCACCGCCCCGCGCCGGATGGACGGCAAAAACCTGGAGCGGACCATTATCCAGACCCATTTCGAGTCGGACTACGGCGCCGCGCCCAAGGTCGAGATGCGCATCGGCCAGGAGGTCACGGTGATAGACCCGGACTTCGGCAACAAGCGCTGGATCGGGTTCAAGGGGAAGGTGCTGGAGAATCCGGCGCTGGACATCTGCCGGGCCCAGGTGGACGTGAGCATCGAGGGCGACTGGAAACTGCTGGCCCAGGAGATGCACGGCTTCCACTGGATGCTCGCCTACGGCGACCACCTCCGGGAGACGGGCTACGCCCTGCGCAAGATGGGCGTCGGCTGGCTCAACCTCAGCACGGGCGCCGTCATCGAGGCGTGA
- a CDS encoding DUF1569 domain-containing protein produces MPHFDSDYVELLMRRLGRIAPDAVPRWGTLRRDTLIEHLMWVVLHSMGRSDQMAFQGNWLTRRLLAPLILNGWVPIPKNLPIPKKDRARGVTLRCPGGLDDLRALLEEYLNLVQADEFHPAPHPLFGDIGVDGWDKMHLRHFEHHLRQFGV; encoded by the coding sequence ATGCCGCATTTTGATTCGGATTACGTGGAACTGTTGATGAGGCGGCTTGGACGCATCGCGCCCGACGCCGTGCCCCGCTGGGGCACGCTCCGCCGCGACACGCTCATCGAGCATTTGATGTGGGTGGTGCTCCACTCTATGGGCCGTTCAGACCAGATGGCCTTCCAGGGCAACTGGCTCACCCGCCGGCTGCTGGCCCCGCTCATCCTCAACGGCTGGGTGCCCATCCCGAAGAACCTCCCCATCCCCAAGAAAGACCGGGCGCGCGGCGTGACCCTGCGCTGCCCCGGCGGACTGGACGACCTGCGCGCGCTCCTGGAGGAGTACCTCAACCTGGTCCAGGCCGACGAGTTCCACCCCGCGCCGCACCCGCTCTTCGGCGACATCGGCGTGGACGGCTGGGACAAGATGCACCTGCGGCACTTCGAGCACCACCTGCGGCAGTTCGGAGTGTGA